A genomic region of Trifolium pratense cultivar HEN17-A07 linkage group LG3, ARS_RC_1.1, whole genome shotgun sequence contains the following coding sequences:
- the LOC123916905 gene encoding protein MIZU-KUSSEI 1-like, which produces MGEPRSSYTSTSPNSPRSSSSSSTTTLPSPPPLPQKISLIEPSKKQKHKQKPFRVFRSVFRSLPIISPACKFPSIQTGTAESHHKNIGGSTGIKVSGTLFGYRKGRVSLSIQENPKCLPSLVIELSMQTSVLQKEMAAGMVRIALECEKRQDKDKTLLIEEPLWTMFCNGKKTGYGVRREATEEDLNVMELLKATTMGAGIVPMKTEVENVDGELAYMRASFEHVIGSKDSETLYMLSPEGSDTGPELTIFFVRI; this is translated from the coding sequence ATGGGGGAGCCAAGATCATCATACACATCAACATCTCCAAATTCTccaagatcatcatcatcatcatcaacaacaacattaccATCTCCACCACCACTTCCTCAGAAAATATCCCTCATCGAACcttccaaaaaacaaaaacacaaacaaaaacctTTTCGTGTTTTCCGTTCCGTTTTTCGATCTTTACCCATCATATCTCCTGCATGTAAATTTCCATCAATTCAAACCGGAACCGCCGAAAGCCACCATAAAAACATCGGTGGAAGCACCGGTATAAAAGTATCCGGTACATTGTTCGGTTACCGGAAAGGACGTGTTAGTCTCTCCATTCAAGAGAATCCAAAGTGTCTACCTTCATTGGTAATTGAACTTTCCATGCAAACAAGTGTTCTACAAAAAGAAATGGCTGCAGGGATGGTGAGGATTGCGCTCGAATGCGAAAAACGACAAGATAAAGATAAGACATTGTTGATTGAAGAGCCTTTGTGGACAATGTTTTGTAATGGGAAGAAAACAGGTTATGGTGTGAGGAGAGAAGCAACAGAAGAGGATTTAAATGTTATGGAACTTCTTAAAGCAACTACAATGGGTGCTGGAATTGTTCCAATGAAAACTGAAGTTGAAAATGTTGATGGAGAATTGGCTTATATGAGAGCTTCTTTTGAACATGTAATAGGGTCTAAGGATTCTGAGACTCTTTATATGTTGAGTCCTGAGGGAAGTGATACTGGTCCTGAGCTTACTATATTTTTTGTGAGGATTTAA
- the LOC123917559 gene encoding uncharacterized protein LOC123917559 isoform X1, which yields MFNELTTGSYRIPWLIWIQLIVLILLFALFYFFTIVFDDDAATVSALPETSSASTKGFLFEEIQQIDNDSIAPVSTNRQHQITLEGGRNRSIKGEKGCSSSMRSGEIMEAGESSTKLSFHPCQFFQSATVAFLKCFGLDSTSDETSSNRKRRKRKES from the exons ATGTTCAACGAGTTAACAACAGGGAGCTATAGAATTCCATGGTTGATTTGGATTCAGTTAATTGTTCTTATTCTCCTTTTTGCACTTTTCTATTTCTTCACTATCGTTTTCGATGATGACGCCGCCACCGTCTCCGCCTTACCAGAAACCTCATCCGCCTCTACTAAAGGCTTTTTGTTTGAGGAGATTCAACAGATTGACAATGACTCAATTGCCCCTGTTTCAACTAACCGTCAACACCAGATTACGCTGGAG GGTGGACGGAACCGAAGTATTAAAGGCGAGAAAGGATGTTCTTCAAGCATGAGAAGCGGAGAGATTATGGAGGCAGGAGAGTCTTCAACAAAACTGAGTTTCCACCCTTGTCAATTCTTCCAATCCGCCACAGTAGCATTTCTCAAATGTTTTGGCCTCGATTCCACTTCTGATGAAACTTCATCAAACCGGAAAcgtagaaaaagaaaagaaagttga
- the LOC123915855 gene encoding uncharacterized protein LOC123915855 isoform X2, which produces MLSSLRFQPSNHSTISLTFNNPFPATTNNSHSQRTLSFTTKPLALPKPLSSFTTHSPQPSSHFISTVGSPSLNLPHWNLTQRHLTLLQVLAVVTSICTTWLFCSAIPTLLAFKRAAESLEKLMDTAREELPDTMAAIRLSGMEISDLTNELSDLGQEITQGVKSSTRVVRSAEERLRRFTTMMPSSSGKGIQPKN; this is translated from the exons ATGTTGAGCTCCCTGCGATTTCAACCTTCAAACCACTCAACCATTTCTCTCACCTTCAACAATCCTTTCCCCGCCACCACTAACAACTCTCACTCACAACGTACCCTCTCATTTACTACTAAACCCCTCGCCCTTCCCAAAcctctctcttctttcacaaCACACTCACCTCAACCCTCCTCACATTTCATCTCCACCGTTGGATCTCCATCTCTCAACCTCCCTCATTGGAATCTCACCCAACGCCACCTCACTCTTCTCCAAGTCCTCGCCGTCGTG acATCGATATGCACGACGTGGCTGTTTTGTTCTGCAATTCCCACGCTTCTG GCTTTCAAGAGAGCAGCGGAATCACTTGAGAAGCTTATGGATACGGCAAGAGAAGAACTTCCTGATACAATGGCTGCAATTCGATTATCCGGCATGGAAATTAGTGACTTAACCAACGAACTGAGTGATCTTGG ACAAGAGATTACCCAAGGTGTTAAAAGCTCCACTCGCGTGGTTCGATCAGCGGAGGAGAGGCTTCGCCGTTTTACCACTATGATGCCTTCTTCTTCAG GGAAGGGAATACAGCCCAAAAACTGA
- the LOC123917559 gene encoding uncharacterized protein LOC123917559 isoform X2: MFNELTTGSYRIPWLIWIQLIVLILLFALFYFFTIVFDDDAATVSALPETSSASTKGFLFEEIQQIDNDSIAPVSTNRQHQITLEKKPIKLLIKLWMPQQVNQRNEDNIFNNDMESWIDNTKQQQRRWKIMERGVCCR; this comes from the exons ATGTTCAACGAGTTAACAACAGGGAGCTATAGAATTCCATGGTTGATTTGGATTCAGTTAATTGTTCTTATTCTCCTTTTTGCACTTTTCTATTTCTTCACTATCGTTTTCGATGATGACGCCGCCACCGTCTCCGCCTTACCAGAAACCTCATCCGCCTCTACTAAAGGCTTTTTGTTTGAGGAGATTCAACAGATTGACAATGACTCAATTGCCCCTGTTTCAACTAACCGTCAACACCAGATTACGCTGGAG AAGAAGCCAATTAAGCTATTGATAAAGCTATGGATGCCACAACAAGTTAACCAGAGAAATGAAGATAACATTTTCAACAACGACATGGAATCATGGATAGATAACACCAAACAACAACAGCGACGATGGAAAATTATGGAGAGAGGAGTTTGTTGCAGATGA
- the LOC123914984 gene encoding uncharacterized protein LOC123914984 → MLFSEVSVIRTWQAAGLSFVLGSATCHQGSAADRVFALCRNEDYATIGRVATLLWSIWHNRNDKIWNDNVSSPNQVGRAAFDHWNEWFAVHKLRSNDDHDVPVVSTNRWEKPRIGWLKCNVDATFFVGAGRTTMGACFRNNFGEFTAEMTQWHIASHE, encoded by the exons ATGCTTTTCAGCGAGGTGTCGGTTATTAGAAC TTGGCAAGCAGCTGGACTGTCATTTGTCTTGGGTTCCGCAACTTGTCATCAAGGTAGTGCGGCAGATAGAGTGTTTGCTTTGTGTCGGAATGAGGATTACGCTACTATAGGTAGAGTGGCTACGCTGCTTTGGAGTATATGGCATAACcggaatgataaaatttggaatgatAATGTTAGCAGTCCAAACCAAGTTGGTCGGGCTGCGTTTGATCATTGGAATGAGTGGTTTGCAGTCCATAAGTTGCGAAGCAACGATGATCATGATGTTCCGGTTGTAAGCACAAATCGATGGGAAAAGCCTCGTATAGGATGGTTAaagtgcaatgtagatgcaACATTTTTTGTCGGCGCAGGAAGGACCACGATGGGTGCTTGTTTTCGTAATAATTTCGGCGAGTTTACGGCTGAAATGACGCAGTGGCATATTGCAAGCCATGAATGA
- the LOC123913867 gene encoding uncharacterized protein LOC123913867, translating to MVYVDVKGKATNSSLRGRTSMTVGASMVYQPELKKDKRKGKPPAHPKNRGKLPEIYASVIGQYIGDTVLLQDINENQIQVAVFKKNNSQIYFTHGWSRLKDFYNINAGAWITLLFISPFVFFIRVPYITGVEITYPHRTPPYKLVLEKPFLEATSNGPIPYFVLPKVFTHSLEKTLTAPDVETGTLTIYWRGFCQNALPNEETKLRLIDWLGNTWDHCDLKFDNGPYISCKISGQWGDVCKVHKLSEGVVVKFGVTKSSNNRTIYFKLSPFIGVKTTLHAPSTSSNRKKFYQSQYYYML from the exons A TGGTTTATGTTGATGTAAAAGGGAAAGCTACAAATTCTAGCTTAAG AGGGAGAACAAGTATGACAGTTGGTGCTTCTATGGTATACCAGCCTGAGCTAAAGAAGgataaaagaaaaggaaaaccaCCTGCTCATCCCAAA AATCGAGGAAAACTACCGGAAATATATGCAAGCGTCATTGGTCAGTACATTGGTGATACAGTTCTTTTACAGGACATTAACGAAAATCAAATCCAAGTAGCTGTATTCAAAAAGAACAATTCACAGATTTATTTCACTCATGGCTGGTCTCGATTGAAAGATTTCTATAACATCAATGCCGGCGCTTGGATTACTCTTTTGTTCATCAGTCCTTTTGTCTTCTTTATTCGGGTACCATACATTACTGGTGTGGAAATCACCTATCCTCATAGGACTCCCCCATATAAACTTGTGTTGGAAAAACCTTTCCTAGAAGCAACTTCAAATGGACCTATTCCCTACTTTGTCCTTCCAAAAGTTTTTACCCACAGTCTTGAAAAAACCCTCACTGCTCCTGATGTTGAGACTGGGACTTTG ACAATCTATTGGAGAGGTTTCTGTCAAAATGCACTCCCTAATGAAGAGACTAAACTCAGATTAATTGACTGGCTTGGTAACACCTGGGATCACTGTGATTTGAAGTTTGACAATGGCCCTTATATCAGCTGCAAAATTTCAGGACAATGGGGAGATGTTTGCAAGGTACATAAACTGTCCGAGGGTGTGGTTGTTAAATTCGGTGTTACTAAGTCATCTAACAATAGGACTATCTACTTTAAGCTATCCCCTTTCATTGGTGTTAAAACTACCCTGCATGCTCCGTCAACATCCAGCAATCGGAAGAAATTCTACCAAAGTCAGTACTATTATATGCTCTAG
- the LOC123915855 gene encoding uncharacterized protein LOC123915855 isoform X1, with product MLSSLRFQPSNHSTISLTFNNPFPATTNNSHSQRTLSFTTKPLALPKPLSSFTTHSPQPSSHFISTVGSPSLNLPHWNLTQRHLTLLQVLAVVTSICTTWLFCSAIPTLLAFKRAAESLEKLMDTAREELPDTMAAIRLSGMEISDLTNELSDLGQEITQGVKSSTRVVRSAEERLRRFTTMMPSSSASLQGREYSPKTEPDSGVLAVARTARGATEGIIKGRGMLRMFFSLAQFSSFALKFITGRGKR from the exons ATGTTGAGCTCCCTGCGATTTCAACCTTCAAACCACTCAACCATTTCTCTCACCTTCAACAATCCTTTCCCCGCCACCACTAACAACTCTCACTCACAACGTACCCTCTCATTTACTACTAAACCCCTCGCCCTTCCCAAAcctctctcttctttcacaaCACACTCACCTCAACCCTCCTCACATTTCATCTCCACCGTTGGATCTCCATCTCTCAACCTCCCTCATTGGAATCTCACCCAACGCCACCTCACTCTTCTCCAAGTCCTCGCCGTCGTG acATCGATATGCACGACGTGGCTGTTTTGTTCTGCAATTCCCACGCTTCTG GCTTTCAAGAGAGCAGCGGAATCACTTGAGAAGCTTATGGATACGGCAAGAGAAGAACTTCCTGATACAATGGCTGCAATTCGATTATCCGGCATGGAAATTAGTGACTTAACCAACGAACTGAGTGATCTTGG ACAAGAGATTACCCAAGGTGTTAAAAGCTCCACTCGCGTGGTTCGATCAGCGGAGGAGAGGCTTCGCCGTTTTACCACTATGATGCCTTCTTCTTCAG CTTCATTGCAGGGAAGGGAATACAGCCCAAAAACTGAGCCTGACTCGGGTGTGCTTGCGGTGGCAAGAACTGCTAGGGGAGCGACAGAGGGTATTATCAAGGGTCGTGGTATGTTGAGGATGTTTTTCTCCCTTGCCCAATTTTCAAGTTTTGCTCTCAAATTCATTACTGGACGTGGAAAAAGGTAG